The DNA region ACCCTGCGGGCGGCGGCGCGGACGGCGGGCGACCCGGCCCGGTTGCGCTGGCTGGGGCGGCCCCGCCGTGCCCCCCGCTTCCTGCTGGTGCTCGACGGCAGCCGCAGCATGGGAGCTCACGCGGCGCGGCTGCTGCGCTTTGCCCACGCGCTGCACCTGCGCTCCCGGCGGGTGGAGGTCTACGCCTTTTCCACCGACCTCACCCGCCTGACCCCCCACCTGCGCCGGGCGGTGCCGGGAGTGACGCTCACCCTGCCCGACCTCGGCGGGGCGTGGGGCGGCGGCACCCGCATCGGGGACAATCTGCTGCGGCTGGCGCGGGAGGAACGGGGGCGGGTCACCCGCGACACGGTGGTGCTGATTCTCAGCGACGGGCTGGACACGGGCGAGCCGGACACGCTGACCCGTGCCCTGCGTGACCTTCGCGCCCGCGCGGGGATGCTGGTGTGGCTCTCGCCGCTGGCCTCTCTCCCCGGCTACCAGCCGGTGCAGCGGGGGGTGGCGGCGGCCCTTCCGCACCTCGACGCCTTCCTGCCCGCCGCCAATCTGCGCGACCTTCACGCGCTGCCGGGCCGGTTGCGACAGCAGAAACGGCCAGCCGCTGGGGACTGACCGCTGGAGGCTGGAAGCTGGCCCCTACCGGTACTTCAGCGCCTCCATCAACTCCTCCACCATCTCCAGCGTGTCGCCGCGCTCGTGGGCGGTGGCGACGTGCGCTTCGAGGTGCCCGCGCAGCACCACCTCGCCCGCGCCGGAGAGGGCGCCCTGCACCGCCTTGATCTGGCGCAGCACGTCCACGCAGTACACGTCCGGCTCGTCGAGCATGCGCACGATGGAGTCCAGATGCCCCCGCGCGATGCTCAGGCGCCGGGCCGCGCGGCGGCGGGCATCTTCGGGCATACAGAGCTTGTTCTCGGGGTGACAGTGAGCGGTGGGGTCGGCCTGGGTCATTTCACGACCCTCAGCCACGCGCGGTACCTGTTGATCTCGGCGGACTGGCTGCGGATGATCTCCCCGGCCAGCTTCCGCACGGCGGCGTTCTGGGTGCGGGCCGGGACCAGCCGCGCCATGTCCACCGCGCCCTGGTGGTGGGGAATCATCTCGGTCAGGAACCAGCGGTCGGTGCCGGAGGAGGGCACGTTCATGGCCGCAGAAGCGGAGCGGTAAGCCTTGCCCGTCCAGGCTTTGACCCAGGCGCCCATCTGCGCCAGTTCCTTTGCCTGCGCGGCCATCACCTCACGGGCGGCCCCCCGCACGCGGGCGTCCCGGCCCGAGCGCAGGGCGGCCCGCGCCATGTCCACGGCCATCTGGTGGTGGTCCATCATGAGCTGCGAGAAGCGCACGTCAAAGGCCCGGCCCTTCAGGGGACGCAGTTCGGCCAGCATCTGCGCGTTCATCGCCTCCATCGTCATGGCCCCGCCGTGCCCCGCGTGCCCATGCGTCTGAGCGCCCGCACTCCCGGTTCCCGCGAGCGCCAGCCCCAGCAGCACCTGCTTCACTGCCCGGCGACCGTGGCGCCGTAGCCTTCCTCGGTCACGGCCGCGATCAGGGCACCCTGCTCGGCCTCGCCCTGCACGGTGGCC from Deinococcus sp. HSC-46F16 includes:
- a CDS encoding metal-sensitive transcriptional regulator, giving the protein MTQADPTAHCHPENKLCMPEDARRRAARRLSIARGHLDSIVRMLDEPDVYCVDVLRQIKAVQGALSGAGEVVLRGHLEAHVATAHERGDTLEMVEELMEALKYR
- a CDS encoding DUF305 domain-containing protein gives rise to the protein MKQVLLGLALAGTGSAGAQTHGHAGHGGAMTMEAMNAQMLAELRPLKGRAFDVRFSQLMMDHHQMAVDMARAALRSGRDARVRGAAREVMAAQAKELAQMGAWVKAWTGKAYRSASAAMNVPSSGTDRWFLTEMIPHHQGAVDMARLVPARTQNAAVRKLAGEIIRSQSAEINRYRAWLRVVK